The Mycetohabitans endofungorum genome contains a region encoding:
- a CDS encoding PglL family O-oligosaccharyltransferase, protein MPVSLPQLLTFVFLILAWILPYAVTLHTYPIPTFYAEYLALALYLLVGGSVFAWGFVSGERAAIGAPRVALVPLLFGALLFAQPFIIDTVQPSMNLLGGGFLLAALMATQTGYWVSRLGSMQRAFNVMAYALLAGGVFAVFCQFVQLFHLENRVAPFVVSYNVQIGRRPFGNMAQANHLATYIAFALAAALYLVQQRRLRYPVWIMLSVVYTAGQALTVSRGPWLQTGVIVLAGVWMAFEAHRNRVTSYGGRHDTRRSLRDWATPVLLLVIFVAVNIATRWANVSFGLNLGQSAAERFQDAGQIAPRLALWKYGLAMFEMHPWFGVGWGEFPRIQYELVNKLGNVEIANNSHNIVIDLLAKTGVLGLTIVVVGLLLWFVRVLRGGERVERVFGIALIGILLMHALVEYPQQYMFFLLPAWFVIGLLETAPLRAAPAAARGGQGALVLAGLVALYPIQRDYARSEVLYYGSNPYEQYRADPAVLFSAWGEYGFATLLPLDKTDLDKKLAMHRQAMALLPGETVVRRYAVLQAIAGDTDGALQTMRRLKVFADMLKDWPMQLAAVYRACDDAGSVLAPFKQTLVARYGIVPVAPPEDDEDDGE, encoded by the coding sequence GCCGTACGCGGTCACGTTACATACGTATCCGATTCCGACCTTCTACGCCGAGTACTTGGCGCTTGCGTTGTACTTGCTGGTCGGGGGATCGGTCTTCGCATGGGGGTTTGTGTCCGGCGAGCGCGCGGCGATCGGTGCGCCGCGGGTGGCGCTCGTGCCGCTGCTGTTCGGCGCGTTGTTATTCGCGCAGCCGTTCATCATCGATACCGTTCAGCCATCGATGAATCTGCTCGGTGGCGGGTTTCTGCTCGCCGCGTTGATGGCGACGCAGACGGGGTACTGGGTCAGTCGCCTGGGTTCGATGCAACGCGCGTTCAATGTGATGGCGTACGCGCTGCTGGCAGGTGGCGTATTCGCGGTGTTTTGTCAATTCGTCCAATTGTTTCATTTGGAAAACCGCGTGGCGCCCTTCGTGGTCAGCTACAACGTGCAGATAGGGCGGCGGCCGTTCGGCAACATGGCGCAGGCGAACCATTTGGCCACGTACATCGCGTTTGCGCTGGCCGCGGCGCTGTATCTGGTTCAGCAGCGACGGTTACGTTACCCAGTATGGATCATGTTGTCGGTGGTCTATACCGCCGGTCAGGCATTGACGGTCTCGCGTGGCCCTTGGTTGCAGACCGGCGTCATCGTGCTGGCGGGAGTATGGATGGCGTTCGAGGCGCATCGCAATCGCGTAACGTCCTATGGCGGACGCCACGACACCCGGCGTTCGCTGCGCGACTGGGCGACGCCGGTGTTGCTGCTGGTCATTTTCGTCGCCGTCAATATCGCGACGCGCTGGGCCAATGTGTCTTTCGGCCTGAATCTGGGTCAGTCCGCTGCCGAACGGTTTCAGGATGCCGGCCAGATTGCGCCGCGGTTGGCGCTCTGGAAATACGGGCTCGCGATGTTCGAGATGCACCCATGGTTCGGCGTTGGCTGGGGCGAATTTCCACGCATTCAATATGAACTCGTCAACAAGCTCGGCAACGTCGAGATTGCGAACAATTCCCATAACATCGTGATCGACCTGCTGGCCAAGACCGGTGTACTCGGATTGACGATCGTCGTGGTGGGACTGCTGTTGTGGTTCGTGCGCGTTCTGCGTGGTGGCGAGCGGGTCGAACGGGTATTCGGCATCGCGCTGATCGGCATCCTGTTGATGCACGCGCTGGTCGAGTATCCACAGCAGTACATGTTCTTCCTACTGCCGGCGTGGTTCGTGATTGGACTGCTGGAGACTGCACCGCTGCGGGCGGCACCCGCAGCCGCTCGGGGAGGGCAGGGCGCGCTGGTACTTGCCGGCCTCGTCGCGTTGTACCCAATCCAGCGCGACTATGCGCGCTCCGAAGTGCTGTACTACGGTTCTAACCCCTATGAGCAATACCGGGCCGATCCGGCGGTGCTGTTTTCCGCATGGGGCGAATATGGTTTCGCGACATTGTTGCCATTGGATAAGACCGATCTCGACAAGAAGCTGGCGATGCACCGCCAGGCGATGGCCCTATTGCCTGGAGAAACCGTGGTGCGGCGGTACGCGGTGCTGCAGGCGATCGCTGGCGATACCGATGGCGCGTTGCAAACCATGCGTCGGCTGAAAGTGTTTGCGGACATGTTGAAGGATTGGCCGATGCAGCTTGCTGCGGTATATCGCGCGTGTGACGATGCCGGCAGTGTGCTTGCGCCATTCAAGCAGACGCTTGTCGCCCGCTATGGGATCGTGCCGGTGGCGCCGCCGGAGGACGACGAAGACGATGGGGAATGA
- a CDS encoding hydrolase yields the protein MDRVRYTERSSGAAHIDLIYRPPRWLPNAHIQTIVPALLARAPRVAYRRERWTTPDGDFIELDWLDTAGQASDAPLVVLFHGLEGSSDSHYARTLMTAVALQGWRGVVPHFRSCSGPINLAPRFYHLGDSAEMDWILHRLHDAHAGPLLVAGVSLGGNVLLRWLGERREDAGRLVDAAAAISAPLDPSVGGVALSSGFNLLYTRNFLRTLKRKAVIKAQQYPGLFDVTAALQARDFRAFDDIVTAPLHGFGDVDDYWKRSASKPLLCEITVPTLLLNARNDPFLPAHALPAARDVSAAVELAQPEYGGHVGFMTGPFPGRIEWLARRVLSYFQPYAR from the coding sequence ATGGACAGGGTTCGCTACACTGAACGCTCGTCAGGCGCGGCCCACATCGATTTGATCTACCGGCCGCCCCGCTGGCTACCCAATGCTCATATCCAAACGATCGTGCCGGCGCTGCTCGCACGCGCGCCACGAGTCGCCTACCGGCGCGAGCGATGGACCACACCAGATGGCGATTTCATCGAGTTGGATTGGCTTGATACCGCCGGGCAGGCGTCAGATGCGCCGCTCGTCGTGCTGTTCCACGGCCTGGAGGGCAGTTCTGACAGCCATTACGCACGCACATTGATGACGGCCGTCGCACTGCAGGGCTGGCGCGGCGTGGTCCCGCATTTCCGCAGCTGCAGCGGCCCGATCAATCTGGCGCCGCGTTTCTACCATCTGGGCGACAGCGCCGAAATGGACTGGATTCTGCACCGCCTGCACGACGCGCACGCGGGCCCGCTGCTCGTTGCCGGCGTGTCGCTGGGCGGCAACGTGCTGCTGCGCTGGCTCGGCGAACGGCGTGAGGACGCTGGCAGACTGGTCGATGCTGCGGCTGCCATCAGTGCGCCGCTGGACCCGAGCGTAGGCGGCGTTGCGCTGTCCAGCGGCTTCAACCTCCTGTACACGCGTAATTTCCTACGCACGCTCAAGCGCAAGGCCGTCATCAAGGCGCAACAATACCCTGGCTTGTTCGACGTCACCGCCGCGCTGCAGGCGCGCGACTTCCGGGCGTTCGACGATATCGTCACCGCCCCGCTGCACGGCTTTGGGGACGTGGACGACTACTGGAAGCGCTCGGCGTCTAAGCCGCTGCTGTGCGAAATCACAGTGCCAACGCTGCTGCTCAACGCGCGCAACGACCCATTCCTGCCCGCGCATGCGCTACCGGCAGCGCGCGACGTGTCGGCGGCCGTCGAACTGGCGCAACCCGAATACGGCGGCCATGTCGGTTTCATGACGGGACCGTTCCCAGGACGCATCGAGTGGCTGGCACGGCGCGTGCTGAGCTACTTCCAACCCTACGCTCGGTGA
- a CDS encoding M48 family metalloprotease has translation MQIKRLIALSVIVALVWPRLPSAQLSGAPDTVQAGVRVSTGTPAIPVVSATGRDVGQYDPRYSDSLSDVFGVYRGNASSIERPGTSRFTDASHGPDGHSLPSLGDGSGGSLSPQAERKLGERVMRAVRHDPDYLDDWLVRDYLNSVASRLAAAARERYIGGYVPDFDLFSVRDMQINAFSMPGGFIGMNTGLIVATRTESELASVVGHEMGHVLQRHIARMITVSERNSYAAIAGMLFGLLAGALAHSADLGSAVAIGGQAFAIDNQLRFSRTAEREADRVGFMMLESAGFDPYGMPSFFERMERGTVANVGVPPYARTHPLTGERIADMADRARNAAYRQPRQSPEYVFVRARVRVLQNKSASDLADIEQRLRAEIDDQTAPSVAANWYGIALAQMLQAHYAAAQASLRRARAAFGALQSAQLDGMPSTVSLDVLGSEIARRAGRLDDALRDAQLARRRNPASHAAIDAYLQAMIAARRYADAQALARAQAAAEPQRSEWWSYLAQASAALDDTVQQRRAQAETLALDGAWPSAIRQLRQARDTRGASYYDMSAIAARLREFEERYREERDDDKHRG, from the coding sequence ATGCAAATCAAACGTCTTATTGCGTTGTCCGTCATTGTTGCGCTGGTTTGGCCGCGGCTGCCAAGCGCCCAGCTATCCGGCGCGCCCGACACCGTGCAGGCCGGCGTGCGGGTGTCTACCGGCACGCCGGCGATTCCGGTGGTCAGCGCAACGGGCCGGGATGTTGGGCAATATGATCCGCGCTATTCCGATTCGCTGAGCGATGTCTTCGGCGTGTATCGCGGCAATGCGAGCAGCATCGAGCGTCCGGGTACGTCGAGGTTCACCGATGCGTCCCATGGACCGGACGGGCACTCGCTGCCCAGCCTTGGCGACGGCTCAGGCGGCTCGTTGTCGCCGCAGGCGGAGCGCAAGCTTGGCGAGCGGGTGATGCGTGCGGTGCGGCATGATCCCGATTACCTGGACGACTGGCTGGTGCGGGACTATTTGAACTCGGTCGCCTCACGTCTCGCGGCCGCGGCCCGCGAGCGCTACATTGGTGGCTACGTGCCGGATTTCGACCTGTTCTCAGTGCGCGATATGCAGATCAATGCGTTCTCGATGCCGGGCGGCTTCATCGGGATGAATACGGGCTTGATCGTCGCGACACGCACCGAATCGGAGCTGGCGTCGGTAGTCGGCCACGAGATGGGTCACGTGCTGCAACGGCATATCGCGCGAATGATCACGGTCAGCGAGCGCAACAGCTATGCGGCGATCGCCGGCATGCTGTTTGGCTTGCTTGCTGGCGCGTTGGCTCACAGCGCGGATCTGGGTTCGGCGGTGGCGATCGGCGGACAGGCGTTCGCCATCGACAATCAGTTGCGGTTTTCACGCACCGCCGAGCGCGAGGCGGATCGCGTCGGCTTTATGATGCTGGAAAGCGCGGGCTTTGATCCGTATGGAATGCCATCATTCTTCGAGCGCATGGAGCGGGGTACGGTCGCGAATGTTGGCGTGCCGCCCTATGCGCGAACGCACCCCCTGACCGGGGAGCGGATCGCCGATATGGCAGACCGGGCCCGCAATGCAGCGTATCGCCAGCCGCGGCAGTCGCCAGAGTACGTATTCGTGCGGGCACGCGTGCGGGTGTTGCAGAACAAGTCGGCAAGCGACCTTGCGGATATCGAGCAGCGCCTGCGGGCGGAGATCGATGACCAGACCGCGCCGAGTGTGGCGGCGAACTGGTATGGCATTGCGCTGGCGCAAATGCTGCAAGCGCACTATGCGGCCGCGCAGGCTTCGTTGCGGCGCGCGCGGGCGGCATTCGGCGCATTGCAGTCGGCGCAGTTGGATGGCATGCCGTCCACGGTCAGCCTGGATGTGCTGGGCTCGGAAATCGCCCGCCGCGCCGGACGGCTGGACGATGCGTTGCGCGATGCCCAACTGGCGCGGCGCCGCAATCCGGCTTCGCACGCGGCGATCGACGCGTATTTGCAGGCGATGATCGCCGCACGCCGGTACGCCGATGCGCAGGCGCTGGCACGAGCGCAGGCAGCCGCGGAGCCGCAGCGCAGCGAATGGTGGAGCTATCTGGCGCAAGCGAGTGCCGCACTGGATGACACGGTCCAGCAGCGCCGCGCGCAAGCAGAGACGTTGGCGCTCGACGGCGCGTGGCCATCGGCGATCCGCCAGCTCAGGCAGGCGCGCGATACGCGCGGTGCGTCATACTACGACATGTCGGCGATCGCCGCGCGGCTGCGGGAATTCGAGGAGCGCTATCGGGAAGAGCGGGACGACGACAAGCATCGCGGATAG
- the moaC gene encoding cyclic pyranopterin monophosphate synthase MoaC — MSELTHFDASGQAQMVNVGDKDATRRVAIARGTIAMRAETLALIREGRAAKGDVLGVARIAAIQGAKRTSDLIPLCHPLALTRVSVDFTLDEMPAAVHCTIRVETIGRTGVEMEALTAVQIGLLTVYDMCKAVDRGMTITDVKLLEKHGGKSGDWVAGE, encoded by the coding sequence ATGTCAGAACTTACCCATTTCGATGCATCCGGCCAGGCGCAGATGGTCAACGTCGGCGACAAAGATGCAACCCGCCGTGTCGCGATTGCGCGTGGCACGATCGCGATGCGCGCCGAAACACTGGCGCTCATCCGCGAGGGCCGCGCCGCCAAGGGCGATGTGCTCGGCGTCGCGCGTATCGCGGCGATCCAAGGCGCCAAGCGCACATCCGACTTGATTCCCCTGTGCCACCCGCTCGCGCTGACCCGCGTGAGCGTCGATTTCACCCTAGACGAAATGCCAGCGGCCGTGCACTGCACCATCCGCGTCGAGACGATCGGCCGCACCGGCGTCGAAATGGAAGCGCTCACGGCGGTGCAGATCGGCCTGCTGACCGTCTACGACATGTGCAAGGCCGTGGATCGCGGCATGACGATTACCGATGTAAAGCTGCTCGAGAAACACGGCGGCAAGTCCGGGGATTGGGTAGCGGGGGAATAG
- a CDS encoding DUF2946 family protein: MDDIVKKALAKWPNVPHCTGWLLLDRRGNWRMRDEAAQAGGEPSMPIRHPALLGFINRNYQGDKDGQWYFQNGPQRVYVELAYTPYVVRMSKNEDLSEALHGDVLTLCDHTGAPFVPCACYLDDAGGVLFVDDGAPARVAVLHDHDLALFSEHIDFDDDGQPHTFVWRPHVPLRIQPIDRVDVPVRFHFEPSPAAVAAARMPTP; the protein is encoded by the coding sequence ATGGATGACATCGTCAAGAAAGCACTGGCCAAATGGCCCAACGTCCCACACTGCACCGGCTGGCTGCTGCTGGACAGACGCGGCAACTGGCGCATGCGCGATGAGGCGGCACAGGCGGGCGGCGAGCCGAGCATGCCGATCCGGCACCCGGCGCTGCTCGGCTTCATCAATCGCAACTACCAAGGCGACAAAGACGGCCAGTGGTACTTCCAGAACGGGCCGCAGCGAGTCTACGTCGAACTGGCGTACACGCCGTACGTCGTCAGGATGTCCAAGAACGAGGATTTGTCTGAAGCATTGCACGGTGACGTCCTGACGCTGTGCGACCATACCGGGGCACCGTTCGTGCCTTGCGCGTGCTACCTCGACGATGCCGGCGGCGTATTGTTCGTCGATGATGGCGCGCCGGCCCGGGTCGCGGTATTGCACGATCACGACCTAGCGCTCTTCTCCGAGCACATCGATTTCGATGACGACGGGCAGCCGCATACGTTCGTCTGGCGTCCGCATGTGCCGTTGCGGATCCAGCCCATTGACCGCGTTGATGTGCCGGTGCGCTTTCATTTCGAGCCTAGCCCCGCCGCCGTCGCGGCAGCGCGCATGCCAACTCCGTAG